Below is a genomic region from Bacillota bacterium.
TGTCCATCACACCCAATATAGATCGTATGCGCGAGCAAGCGATGGCAGATGGTTCTACCGGCCCTAGGAGGATTTCAGCCCCGATTATTCCTTCGGAACAGTATATTGAATTTGGAAACTCAGAGTATCTTTACGACGCTGTTTATACGGCATTCACGTCGATAAACTGTGATGTTATCACGGCTATTGACGCCGAATTGGGTGGTCAAGCCATGCAGGGAACCATTTATTCCGGTGATGAAGCATCGATACCAACCAGTTTCTATTTCAGCTTGCATGGTAACAAGTTTGGGGACTTTGAGGAAGGTTTGCGCGATCTTGCCGAAGGCCGCATGCCCGAAAACCTGGACGAAGCTATCGTCAGCAGCGACCTAGCAGAACTAAACGACATTTCCATCGGCGACAAGCTATCCTTCACCTCCGAAATAACTCTAAAAGGAGAAAGCAGTTTTGCCGATACGCATAATGTAGAAACCTATTATGATTTAGAGGTCGTTGGCATTTACTACGACGCAACTGATGAATACATGCAGGGCGGACGGCAAAACGCCCGCACCAACCGCAGGAACGAGATACTGACAACCTACGAAACTGTGATGGTTCCTTTCTTACCTGATTATGGCGGAATCACAATTTCAGCAACCTACTTTGTGGAAAACCCCGATATGATTCCTGCCTTTGCCGAGGAACTTTACGCCAAGGGTCTAGATCCGATATTCGATGTGGGAACCGATGAGGCTAGTTACAATAAGATTATTGGGCCGGTGGAGGGCTTGCGCAGTATAGCTGTCACCTTTATGTTCATCGTCCTGCTCTTTGGCGGTGTTATCATCGCCCTGCTTTCTTCTATCGCCATCC
It encodes:
- a CDS encoding ABC transporter permease, with product MYILLNAFRNVLRNKGRNLLLGASFFVIIVSAVVAMMINSTTGTIIDDYKSRFASVVSITPNIDRMREQAMADGSTGPRRISAPIIPSEQYIEFGNSEYLYDAVYTAFTSINCDVITAIDAELGGQAMQGTIYSGDEASIPTSFYFSLHGNKFGDFEEGLRDLAEGRMPENLDEAIVSSDLAELNDISIGDKLSFTSEITLKGESSFADTHNVETYYDLEVVGIYYDATDEYMQGGRQNARTNRRNEILTTYETVMVPFLPDYGGITISATYFVENPDMIPAFAEELYAKGLDPIFDVGTDEASYNKIIGPVEGLRSIAVTFMFIVLLFGGVIIALLSSIAIRERKYEIGVLRAMGMKKHKVALGLWSEMLIITCLCLVVGLGIGMLVSQPVTNTLLAKQIEAAEAASQMPGFGGGMMMGGMAMGAAASNVQPLSEINITLGFATILQIIGIALLLATFAALIAISRITKYEPIKILMERN